Proteins encoded by one window of Dryocola sp. LX212:
- a CDS encoding lipoprotein: MRSSVLVLLPCAMILSACTTVTPAYKDIGTRSGSCIDGGPDTVAQKFYDYQIAHKAQGTAALTGMRPYLSDALAQDLQKASASPNAQNAFMRGNIFSSSADGADKADVASASTIPNTDARNIPLRVNLSKGSLNWQDEVLMIREGQCWAVDDVRYLGNNSHAPSGTLRQAIETN, encoded by the coding sequence ATGCGCAGCTCCGTTTTGGTTCTTCTGCCGTGCGCCATGATTCTCTCGGCCTGTACGACAGTGACTCCTGCTTATAAAGATATTGGCACCCGCAGCGGCTCGTGCATTGACGGCGGCCCGGATACCGTGGCGCAGAAGTTTTATGACTACCAGATTGCCCATAAAGCGCAGGGTACCGCCGCGCTGACCGGAATGCGTCCGTACCTCAGCGATGCGCTCGCTCAGGACCTGCAGAAAGCCAGCGCCTCCCCTAATGCTCAAAATGCCTTTATGCGCGGCAATATCTTCTCCAGCAGCGCGGACGGGGCGGACAAGGCGGACGTTGCTTCTGCCTCCACCATTCCGAATACCGATGCACGCAACATTCCGCTTCGCGTGAACTTGAGCAAAGGTAGCCTTAACTGGCAGGATGAAGTGCTGATGATCCGCGAAGGGCAGTGCTGGGCCGTGGACGACGTGCGTTACCTGGGCAACAACAGCCATGCGCCTTCCGGCACCCTCCGTCAGGCCATTGAAACCAACTGA
- a CDS encoding heavy metal-binding domain-containing protein has protein sequence MQFTTTPTLEGQSITEYCGVVTGEAILGANIFRDFFAGVRDIVGGRSGAYEKELRKAREIAFRELQEQAEGLGANAVVGIDIDYETVGKDSSMLMVSITGTAVKTR, from the coding sequence ATGCAATTTACAACAACCCCAACCCTGGAAGGGCAGAGCATCACGGAATACTGCGGTGTGGTCACCGGGGAGGCTATTCTTGGGGCCAATATTTTCAGAGATTTCTTTGCGGGTGTACGCGATATCGTAGGCGGGCGCTCGGGTGCCTACGAAAAGGAGCTGCGAAAAGCGCGTGAAATCGCGTTTCGCGAACTTCAGGAGCAGGCCGAAGGCCTGGGGGCCAATGCCGTCGTCGGTATCGATATTGATTACGAAACCGTGGGCAAAGACAGCAGCATGCTGATGGTCAGCATTACCGGCACCGCAGTGAAAACCCGCTGA
- a CDS encoding N-acetylmuramoyl-L-alanine amidase yields MNGRIAALLVATLLAGCASEKDSVEKVIVDKGSYKIDASRRAQAAYPRVKVLVIHYTADDFHGSLTTLTGANVSSHYLIPNTPPLSGGKPVIWQLVPESELAWHAGVSFWRGATRINDTSIGIELENTGYTRHGSVKQFYPFNAPQIDVLEKLAKDIIERYHIAPQNVVAHGDVAPQRKVDPGPLFPWQQLAEKGIGAWPDAARVAFYLNGRDPYSPVDTASLLDLLSRYGYQVNRGMTKAEQRRVISAFQMHFRPALYNGVADAQSQAIAEALLEKYGQG; encoded by the coding sequence ATGAATGGTCGTATTGCCGCGCTGCTGGTCGCCACGTTGCTGGCGGGCTGCGCCAGCGAGAAGGACAGCGTCGAAAAGGTCATCGTCGATAAGGGCAGCTATAAAATCGACGCCAGCCGCCGGGCGCAAGCTGCTTACCCGCGTGTAAAAGTGTTGGTTATTCATTATACCGCCGATGATTTCCACGGCTCGCTGACCACGCTGACCGGCGCCAACGTTAGTTCACACTATCTCATTCCCAATACCCCTCCGCTGTCCGGCGGCAAGCCGGTAATCTGGCAATTGGTGCCTGAAAGCGAGCTTGCATGGCATGCAGGTGTCAGCTTCTGGCGTGGCGCAACCCGTATCAACGATACTTCGATTGGTATTGAGCTGGAGAACACCGGCTATACGCGCCACGGCAGCGTAAAACAGTTTTACCCGTTTAACGCCCCGCAGATAGACGTGCTGGAAAAGCTGGCGAAAGACATTATCGAACGCTATCACATCGCCCCGCAGAACGTGGTGGCGCATGGTGATGTTGCTCCCCAGCGCAAGGTCGATCCGGGCCCGCTCTTCCCCTGGCAGCAGCTGGCGGAAAAGGGCATCGGCGCCTGGCCGGATGCAGCACGCGTAGCTTTTTATCTTAACGGGCGCGATCCATACTCCCCGGTGGACACCGCAAGCCTGCTGGATTTGCTGTCGCGCTATGGTTATCAGGTGAACAGGGGGATGACGAAGGCAGAGCAGCGTAGGGTGATTAGCGCCTTCCAGATGCATTTTCGCCCGGCGCTGTATAACGGCGTGGCGGATGCACAAAGTCAGGCGATTGCAGAAGCGCTGCTGGAAAAATACGGGCAGGGCTGA
- a CDS encoding NAD-dependent epimerase/dehydratase family protein — MKVLVTGATSGLGRNAVEYLRAKGISVRATGRNEAMGKLLQKMGAEFVHADLTELVSSQAKVMLADVDTLWHCSSFTSPWGTQQAFDLANVRATRRLGEWAVAWGVRNFIHISSPSLYFDYHHHRNISEDFRPVRFANEFARSKAASEEVIQLLSQANPHTRFTILRPQSLFGPHDKVFFPRLVQMMRHYGSVLLPRGGDALVDMTYLENAVHAMWLATCQDNLPSGRAYNITNMEARPLRTIVQKLIAELGIECRIRSVPYPMLDIIARGMEKFGNKESREPALTHYGVSKLNFDLTLDTTRAETELGYQPVVSLDEGIRRTALWLKDHGTLHRQKG; from the coding sequence ATGAAGGTACTGGTCACGGGCGCCACCAGCGGTTTAGGCCGAAACGCGGTCGAATATCTGCGGGCCAAAGGCATAAGCGTACGGGCCACGGGCCGCAACGAGGCCATGGGCAAGCTGCTGCAAAAAATGGGCGCAGAGTTTGTCCATGCCGACCTGACGGAGCTCGTCTCCTCGCAGGCAAAAGTGATGCTGGCGGATGTCGACACGCTCTGGCACTGCTCGAGCTTTACCTCTCCCTGGGGAACCCAACAGGCCTTTGATCTGGCTAACGTGCGCGCCACCCGCCGGCTGGGCGAATGGGCCGTGGCCTGGGGCGTGCGCAACTTCATTCACATCTCCTCCCCGTCGCTCTATTTTGATTACCACCACCACCGCAACATCAGCGAGGATTTTCGCCCGGTCCGCTTCGCCAATGAATTCGCCCGCAGCAAAGCCGCCAGCGAAGAGGTGATCCAGCTGCTGTCGCAGGCAAACCCGCACACGCGCTTCACTATTTTGCGTCCGCAAAGCCTGTTCGGACCGCACGATAAAGTGTTCTTCCCGCGCCTGGTGCAGATGATGCGCCACTACGGCAGCGTGCTGCTGCCGCGTGGGGGAGACGCGCTGGTAGATATGACGTATCTGGAAAACGCCGTACATGCGATGTGGCTGGCAACCTGTCAGGATAACCTGCCGTCTGGCCGCGCCTACAACATTACTAACATGGAAGCGCGTCCGCTGCGCACCATCGTGCAGAAGCTGATTGCTGAACTGGGCATTGAGTGTCGTATTCGCTCCGTGCCCTACCCGATGCTGGATATCATCGCTCGCGGCATGGAAAAATTTGGCAATAAAGAGTCCCGCGAACCGGCGCTGACGCACTACGGCGTCTCTAAGTTGAACTTCGATTTAACGCTGGATACGACAAGGGCAGAAACGGAGCTGGGCTACCAGCCTGTCGTCTCCCTTGATGAAGGTATTCGCCGTACCGCGCTGTGGCTGAAAGACCACGGTACGCTGCATCGCCAGAAGGGCTGA